The DNA segment TGTTTATTATCCGGGGTTTCAGTATTATTTGAATCAAATATCTCACAAATATTTTGTGGGTACAGTTGAAGGTTTTCCCACTTTGGAGGAGGCGATTCCTCAGTTAAAAAAGAGCGGGATAAAAACAGTAATGCTTACTCCGTTTATGTCGGTGGCAGGCGATCATGCCCGTAACGATATGGCAAGTGATGAGGAAGATAGCTGGAAAAGCTTACTGGAAAAAGAAGGATTCAAGGTGGAGGTGGTGTTAAAAGGACTGGCTGAATATAGTTCGGTGGTAAATATATGGATGGAGCATTTAAAAGCAGTATATAGCGAATAATGATGGCGTAATTATTGGTGAAATGTTGAAATTTAATTTAAAAGTGATGAGTAAGTTGCTGATAGTTTTGTTTTTGAGTTGCATGCTTTCTTCTTGTAATGGAGATGCAAGTAAGTCGAATAAAAAGAAAGAAACAGAGACGGAACCGGTTGTTTTAAGACATGCCAGGGAATTTTCTATCGGGAAGTCGGCAGATCATATGGAGCTAAAAGTTCACAGAAAAGGAGAACAAGGAGGCTATGATATTTTTAAGCTGGTTAAAACGGAAGCAGAGGCTCAGGGCGTATTAAATACCATAAAAGTACCCGCCCAAAAGATTATATGCCTGTCTTCGACCCAGCTGACTTACTTTTTTGCCTTGGATGACATTGACGATATTGTGGCTATTAACAGTAGTAGGTATCTGCGACATGAAGGTATGAGAGAGAGGGTTGAATCGGGGCTGGTGAAGAAAATTGGTAAGGAAGGAAGTTTTAACCTGGAAACCATAGCAGCATTGGATCCCGATGTGATCTTTGTGTCACCTTTTAAGGTGGGCGGCTTTGATGTGCTGCGAAGCCTGGGAATACCGCTGGTTCCCATGGCTGCCTACAACGAAGAAACACCCCTGGGACGTGCCGAATGGATAAAGATGATATCTCTTTTCGTGGGAAA comes from the Saccharicrinis fermentans DSM 9555 = JCM 21142 genome and includes:
- a CDS encoding ABC transporter substrate-binding protein yields the protein MLKFNLKVMSKLLIVLFLSCMLSSCNGDASKSNKKKETETEPVVLRHAREFSIGKSADHMELKVHRKGEQGGYDIFKLVKTEAEAQGVLNTIKVPAQKIICLSSTQLTYFFALDDIDDIVAINSSRYLRHEGMRERVESGLVKKIGKEGSFNLETIAALDPDVIFVSPFKVGGFDVLRSLGIPLVPMAAYNEETPLGRAEWIKMISLFVGKEEKADSIFEGIETSYERLKALTAHVKKRPTVFSGKMRSGSWYVPGGNSFYAHYFRDAGADYFIKDDKQGAYPLDFETVYHKASECDYWRIIHPEKSGLTLNDLKKQDPRYADFKAFKAKNVLLCNIREKPYYEQVGMMPDVLLADYIHYFHPELLPHHTPYFYEKLR